A region from the Triticum urartu cultivar G1812 chromosome 1, Tu2.1, whole genome shotgun sequence genome encodes:
- the LOC125530567 gene encoding uncharacterized protein LOC125530567, which translates to MGSLLSSLLGKPEPPPPMVLVPPLFDYPPIAARTRMAVPAYELMFGKLPLRSLFEDYFDNAGTISSRIMLKPLEDPHVDLVANVSAAGDKASGTEVKGDALFRWQKYLYDPHTFVDVQVSTSEPMLKLRSCAYFPEYRLGAFGTIPLLMGNRLSSEDYAVLGVRYGSENLSIGASFVPLPESAEVPYGAWLVGRKGSLCAGAQYKPLSGNKHPMPYTDPKNWNYAISYGVASTSPLSPSFNFSLELARNTQFIASFYQHLVVQRRIKNPFEDDQVVGITNYIDLGLELATGIDKSKPAESGNSSLFQLGASWQANKNFLLKGKLGPSKSSVALAFKSWWRPSFTFSVTAENDHSKGTTSYGFGIRVEDLRKPSYERADPNYVMMSTNKEHLAPAALREFGQRPMFQADVDSGNFDHLPTELRPMSKII; encoded by the exons ATGGGCTCCCTGTTGAGCAGCCTCTTGGGCAAGCCGGAGCCCCCGCCGCCCATGGTGCTCGTGCCGCCGCTCTTCGACTACCCGCCCATCGCCGCCCGCACCAG GATGGCCGTGCCGGCGTATGAGCTCATGTTCGGGAAGCTCCCGCTGCGCAGTCTGTTTGAGGACTACTTCGATAACGCGGGGACCATATCCTCGAGGATCATGCTCAAGCCGCTGGAAGATCCCCACGTTGATCTGGTCGCCAAC GTATCTGCAGCTGGAGATAAAGCTAGTGGAACAGAAGTAAAAGGAGACGCTCTATTTCGCTGGCAGAA ATATTTGTATGATCCCCATACCTTTGTGGACGTTCAAGTGTCGACTTCAGAACC CATGCTGAAGCTGAGGTCATGTGCTTACTTCCCTGAGTATCGTCTTGGTGCATTTGGGACAATCCCTTTGCTAATGGGAAACAG GCTGTCTTCTGAGGACTATGCTGTCCTGGGTGTGAGATATGGTTCAGAGAATCTATCAATTGGGGCGTCCTTTGTGCCATTGCCTG AATCTGCTGAGGTGCCTTATGGAGCATGGTTGGTTGGGAGAAAAGGGAGTTTATGTGCAGGAGCTCAATATAAGCCACTTA GTGGAAACAAACATCCTATGCCATACACGGACCCGAAGAACTGGAATTATGCAATCAGTTATGGTGTGGCCTCAACAAGCCCTCTCAGCCCTTCATTCAATTTTTCCCTAGAGCTTGCCAGAAATACACAG TTCATTGCATCATTCTATCAGCACCTGGTTGTTCAAAGAAGG ATAAAAAACCCTTTTGAAGATGATCAGGTTGTTGGGATCACAAACTACATAGACTTGGGGCTTGAGTTGGCTACAGG GATTGATAAAAGTAAACCAGCAGAGAGTGGCAACAGCTCCTTGTTTCAGTTAGGTGCAAGCTGGCAAGCGAACAAGAACTTCCTGCTGAAG GGAAAGCTGGGTCCTTCCAAGTCGTCCGTAGCTCTGGCATTCAAGTCATGGTGGAGACCATCCTTCACATTTAGCGTCACAG CGGAGAACGACCACTCGAAGGGGACAACGTCGTACGGCTTTGGAATCCGCGTGGAGGATCTCAGGAAGCCCAG CTACGAGAGGGCAGACCCGAACTACGTGATGATGTCGACGAACAAGGAGCACCTGGCGCCGGCCGCCCTGCGCGAGTTCGGGCAGCGGCCCATGTTCCAGGCGGATGTGGACTCGGGCAACTTCGATCACCTGCCCACGGAGCTCAGGCCCATGAGCAAGATCATCTAG